The Iamia majanohamensis genome window below encodes:
- a CDS encoding DUF4214 domain-containing protein, translating into MGRSRRAATLVAALGLALTGVVALAPAPAGAAGPPPPTPTPARVGPPTSMAALGDSITQATGTGQLAEENPKNSWSTGWEVSSVRARLGIPTGSAQNLSANGARMGDADAQVLTGRDGQALRPGTQYVTIEMGGNDLCRDSVAEMTSTATYRTQLEQALAAIRSRAPEALVHVMSVPDIYNLWYIRGAPQNGTYHPEPESDQAGGLNGARFYWGQSFFPCRSLLAEPDSYSQADRARRAAVRQRTMDYNAALRAECAEWLRCRYDDDRLFDLTSNRASPPNGPLLPRAQWTFDDLDISRNEGVGRYLCPVQGVIAGGCGDHFHPSLRGQGKLADSATASSYQWSDATAPSVGLTPSPAPRPDGTFRGPVTVTFSGADASGLRGQEVRVHRPDGTVTPWSPSPGGVHPPITVSGLGTTHVEARSLDQNGNLSASKVLTLALTATAPGATGTPTLAAAPGTLAVTWPAVADDGGSPVTGHEVEVTSAGATSVTPVGPAAAVDLPVRDGRSFRVRVRAVNAQGPGPWSAPSAVALPPLASPATFVEGLYADLALRPPTAEEVDAGLAALDPSSGRPADLARALLGGAAWEGTLAPVVRLYRASFLRVPDADGLAYWEGRARSGTSVRSMADFFTRSREFVARYGSLGDREFVRRVYLNVLDREPDATGWDFWTAELQSGRWSRGRMMTYYAESAEHRIKSASLVTPVVVWWGLLQRVPTPAEVSTAATSLATDPTGVTLVDDVLASPEWVAATT; encoded by the coding sequence ATGGGTCGGTCGCGCCGCGCGGCGACGCTGGTGGCGGCCCTCGGGCTGGCCCTGACCGGGGTGGTCGCCCTCGCCCCCGCACCGGCGGGCGCGGCCGGGCCCCCGCCGCCCACCCCCACCCCGGCGCGGGTGGGGCCGCCAACCTCCATGGCCGCGCTGGGCGACTCGATCACCCAGGCCACCGGGACGGGCCAGCTGGCCGAGGAGAACCCCAAGAACTCGTGGTCGACGGGCTGGGAGGTCAGCAGCGTGCGGGCCCGGCTGGGGATCCCGACGGGGTCGGCCCAGAACCTCTCGGCCAACGGGGCCCGGATGGGCGACGCCGACGCCCAGGTCCTCACCGGTCGCGACGGGCAGGCCCTCCGACCGGGGACCCAGTACGTGACCATCGAGATGGGGGGCAACGACCTCTGCCGCGACTCGGTGGCGGAGATGACCTCGACCGCGACCTACCGGACCCAGCTGGAGCAGGCCCTGGCCGCCATCCGCAGCCGGGCCCCCGAGGCCCTGGTGCACGTGATGAGCGTGCCCGACATCTACAACCTCTGGTACATCCGGGGCGCCCCCCAGAACGGCACCTACCACCCCGAGCCCGAGAGCGACCAGGCCGGGGGGCTCAACGGGGCCCGCTTCTACTGGGGCCAGAGCTTCTTCCCGTGCCGCTCCCTGCTGGCCGAGCCCGACAGCTACTCCCAGGCCGACCGGGCCCGCCGGGCCGCCGTCCGCCAGCGCACCATGGACTACAACGCCGCCCTCCGGGCCGAGTGCGCCGAGTGGCTGCGGTGCCGGTACGACGACGACCGCCTCTTCGACCTGACCTCGAACCGGGCCAGCCCGCCGAACGGGCCCCTCCTCCCCCGGGCCCAGTGGACCTTCGACGACCTCGACATCAGCCGCAACGAGGGCGTGGGCCGGTACCTCTGCCCCGTCCAGGGCGTCATCGCCGGGGGCTGCGGCGACCACTTCCACCCGTCGCTGCGGGGCCAGGGCAAGCTGGCCGACTCGGCCACCGCATCCTCCTACCAGTGGTCCGACGCCACCGCGCCGAGCGTCGGCCTCACCCCGTCCCCCGCGCCCCGCCCCGACGGCACCTTCCGGGGCCCGGTGACGGTCACCTTCTCGGGCGCGGACGCCTCGGGCCTGCGGGGCCAGGAGGTCCGGGTCCACCGGCCCGACGGCACCGTGACCCCGTGGTCCCCCTCCCCCGGCGGGGTCCACCCGCCGATCACCGTGTCGGGGCTGGGCACCACCCACGTCGAGGCCCGGTCCCTCGACCAGAACGGCAACCTGAGCGCCAGCAAGGTGCTGACCCTGGCCCTGACGGCCACCGCGCCGGGCGCCACCGGCACGCCCACGCTCGCCGCCGCCCCCGGGACCCTGGCGGTGACCTGGCCCGCCGTCGCCGACGACGGCGGCTCCCCCGTGACCGGCCACGAGGTGGAGGTCACCAGCGCAGGGGCCACCTCGGTCACGCCCGTCGGCCCCGCCGCCGCCGTCGACCTGCCCGTCCGCGACGGGCGCAGCTTCCGGGTGCGGGTGCGGGCCGTCAACGCCCAGGGCCCGGGCCCGTGGAGCGCACCCTCGGCGGTGGCCCTGCCCCCGCTGGCGTCACCCGCCACCTTCGTGGAGGGCCTCTACGCCGACCTCGCCCTCCGGCCCCCGACGGCGGAGGAGGTCGACGCCGGGCTGGCCGCGCTCGACCCCTCGTCGGGCCGTCCGGCCGACCTGGCCCGCGCCCTCCTCGGCGGGGCGGCGTGGGAGGGCACCCTCGCCCCCGTGGTCCGCCTGTACCGCGCCTCGTTCCTGCGCGTGCCCGACGCCGACGGCCTCGCCTACTGGGAGGGGCGGGCCCGCAGCGGCACGTCGGTGCGGTCGATGGCCGACTTCTTCACCCGCTCCCGCGAGTTCGTGGCCCGGTACGGTTCCCTCGGCGACCGGGAGTTCGTGCGCCGCGTCTACCTGAACGTCCTCGACCGCGAGCCCGACGCCACCGGCTGGGACTTCTGGACCGCCGAGCTGCAGAGCGGCCGGTGGAGCCGGGGCCGGATGATGACCTACTACGCGGAGTCGGCCGAGCACCGCATCAAGTCGGCCTCCCTGGTGACCCCCGTCGTCGTGTGGTGGGGCCTGCTCCAGCGGGTGCCGACGCCGGCCGAGGTGTCGACCGCGGCGACCTCCCTGGCCACCGACCCCACCGGCGTCACCCTGGTCGATGACGTGCTGGCCTCCCCCGAGTGGGTCGCCGCCACCACCTGA
- a CDS encoding class II aldolase/adducin family protein has translation MSTRTPHSPFVERSPEEERAHRKARLAAAFRIFGRFGFDEGVAGHITARDPERDDHFWVNPFGMSFKQIQPSDLILVDHEGEVVEGTWPVNRAAFAIHSQIHAARPDVVAAAHSHSRHGRAFSTLGRELEPLTQDSCIFFEDHVLFDDYTGVVNDPAEGKRIAHALGDRKAAILANHGLLTVGRSIEEAVFWFVTMERTCEVELTARAAGTPRPIDAEVARATAAEIGGELAGWFSAQPLFDWIEQVEPDLAEPA, from the coding sequence ATGAGCACGCGCACGCCCCACAGCCCCTTCGTCGAGCGGAGCCCGGAGGAGGAGCGGGCCCACCGCAAGGCCCGCCTGGCCGCCGCATTCCGCATCTTCGGGCGGTTCGGGTTCGACGAGGGCGTGGCCGGCCACATCACCGCCCGCGACCCCGAGCGCGACGACCACTTCTGGGTCAACCCCTTCGGCATGAGCTTCAAGCAGATCCAGCCGTCGGACCTGATCCTCGTCGACCACGAGGGCGAGGTGGTCGAGGGGACCTGGCCGGTCAACCGGGCCGCCTTCGCCATCCACTCCCAGATCCACGCGGCCCGGCCCGACGTGGTCGCCGCGGCCCACTCCCACTCCCGCCACGGCCGGGCGTTCTCCACCCTCGGTCGCGAGCTCGAGCCCCTCACCCAGGACTCCTGCATCTTCTTCGAGGACCACGTCCTGTTCGACGACTACACCGGCGTGGTCAACGACCCGGCCGAGGGCAAGCGCATCGCCCACGCCCTGGGCGACCGCAAGGCGGCCATCCTGGCCAACCACGGGCTGCTCACCGTCGGTCGGTCCATCGAGGAGGCCGTGTTCTGGTTCGTCACCATGGAGCGCACGTGCGAGGTCGAGCTCACCGCCCGCGCCGCAGGGACCCCCCGACCCATCGACGCCGAGGTGGCCCGGGCCACGGCAGCCGAGATCGGCGGCGAGCTGGCCGGTTGGTTCAGCGCCCAGCCGCTCTTCGACTGGATCGAGCAGGTCGAGCCGGACCTGGCCGAGCCCGCCTGA